The Raphanus sativus cultivar WK10039 unplaced genomic scaffold, ASM80110v3 Scaffold0835, whole genome shotgun sequence genome contains a region encoding:
- the LOC108859980 gene encoding uncharacterized protein LOC108859980, whose protein sequence is MEGKEKEEAKRRTMLNKIKLKETEQQEISQEDAKRQEAYNMSPRARGGGGPAGMMKSSSVRQSCLCAPTTHPGSFRCRYHRRNAGLGMSRGISVPSNLSMLAGGAGSDATSGSPKS, encoded by the coding sequence ATGGAAgggaaagagaaagaagaagcgaAGAGGAGGACGATGTTGAATAAGATCAAACTCAAGGAGACAGAACAACAAGAGATCAGCCAAGAAGACGCCAAAAGACAAGAGGCTTACAACATGTCCCCACGTGCACGTGGTGGTGGTGGCCCGGCGGGTATGATGAAGTCGTCGAGTGTGAGGCAAAGCTGTTTATGCGCGCCAACCACACACCCTGGCTCCTTCAGGTGCCGTTACCACCGTCGTAACGCTGGACTTGGAATGTCACGTGGCATATCCGTACCGTCTAACCTTTCCATGTTGGCTGGAGGAGCAGGCTCTGATGCTACCTCTGGCTCTCCCAAGTCCTGA